Proteins co-encoded in one Pseudomonas beijingensis genomic window:
- the uraD gene encoding 2-oxo-4-hydroxy-4-carboxy-5-ureidoimidazoline decarboxylase encodes MTAFQTLKPSTLSREAFIRAFADIYEHSPWVAEKAFDLGQDPSIDEIETLHQRMSDILLSADHASQLALINAHPDLAGKAAVQGQLTEASTNEQAGAGIHQCTAEEFQRFTELNDAYKAKFKFPFIMAVKGSNRHQILAAFETRIHHSADAEFKCALAEINKIALFRLLTL; translated from the coding sequence ATGACCGCCTTCCAGACCCTCAAGCCCTCCACCTTGAGCCGTGAAGCCTTCATCCGGGCTTTCGCCGATATCTACGAACATTCGCCATGGGTCGCCGAAAAGGCGTTTGACCTGGGCCAGGATCCCTCGATCGACGAGATCGAGACCCTGCACCAACGCATGAGCGACATCCTGTTGAGTGCCGATCACGCCAGCCAACTGGCGCTGATCAACGCTCACCCGGACCTGGCCGGCAAAGCCGCCGTCCAGGGCCAACTGACCGAAGCCAGCACGAACGAACAGGCCGGCGCCGGTATTCACCAATGCACGGCCGAAGAGTTTCAACGCTTCACCGAGCTGAACGACGCCTACAAGGCCAAGTTCAAGTTTCCCTTCATCATGGCGGTAAAAGGCAGCAACCGGCACCAGATCCTCGCGGCGTTCGAAACGCGCATCCATCACTCGGCAGACGCCGAATTCAAATGCGCCCTGGCAGAGATCAACAAAATCGCGTTGTTCCGATTACTGACCCTTTAG
- the puuE gene encoding allantoinase PuuE: protein MSADYPRDLIGYGSNPPHPQWPGNARIALSFVLNYEEGGERNVLHGDKESEAFLSEMVAAQPLQGERNMSMESLYEYGSRAGVWRVLKLFKEFDIPLTIFAVAMAAQRHPEVIRAMVAAGHEICSHGYRWIDYQYMDEAQEREHMLEAIRILTEITGERPLGWYTGRTGPNTRRLVMEEGGFLYDSDTYDDDLPYWEPNTPNGKPHLVIPYTLDTNDMRFTQVQGFNKGDDFFQYLKDAFDVLYAEGAEAPKMLSIGLHCRLIGRPARLASLKRFLEYVKGHEHVWFSRRVDIARHWQQVHPHQGASKPGASK from the coding sequence GTGAGCGCTGACTACCCACGCGACCTGATCGGTTACGGCAGTAACCCTCCCCACCCCCAATGGCCGGGCAATGCCCGCATCGCGTTGTCCTTCGTGCTCAACTACGAAGAAGGCGGCGAGCGCAACGTCCTGCATGGCGACAAGGAATCCGAAGCGTTCCTTTCGGAGATGGTCGCGGCGCAACCGCTGCAGGGCGAGCGCAACATGAGCATGGAATCGCTGTATGAGTATGGCAGCCGTGCCGGTGTCTGGCGTGTCCTCAAACTGTTCAAGGAATTCGATATTCCTCTGACCATTTTCGCCGTCGCCATGGCCGCCCAGCGCCATCCGGAGGTGATTCGCGCCATGGTCGCCGCCGGTCACGAAATCTGCAGCCACGGCTATCGCTGGATCGACTACCAATACATGGATGAGGCCCAGGAGCGTGAGCACATGCTCGAAGCGATCCGCATCCTCACCGAAATCACTGGCGAGCGTCCGCTGGGCTGGTACACCGGCCGCACCGGCCCGAACACCCGCCGGCTGGTGATGGAGGAAGGCGGTTTCCTCTATGACAGCGACACCTACGACGACGACCTGCCCTACTGGGAACCGAATACCCCCAACGGCAAGCCGCACCTGGTGATCCCCTACACTCTCGACACCAACGACATGCGCTTCACCCAGGTGCAGGGTTTCAACAAGGGCGACGATTTCTTCCAATACCTCAAGGACGCTTTCGACGTGTTGTACGCCGAAGGCGCCGAAGCCCCGAAGATGCTTTCCATCGGGTTGCATTGCCGGCTGATCGGCCGCCCTGCGCGCCTGGCCTCCCTCAAGCGGTTTCTCGAATACGTCAAAGGCCATGAACACGTCTGGTTCAGCCGTCGTGTCGACATCGCCCGCCACTGGCAGCAAGTCCATCCGCATCAAGGGGCTTCGAAACCAGGAGCCTCGAAATGA
- the uraH gene encoding hydroxyisourate hydrolase has protein sequence MGRLTTHVLDAAHGCPGSSIKIELYRVEGSKLHCVASALTNSDGRCDAPLLQGDDYRSGVYQLQFHAGDYYRARGVQLPDPAFLDVVVLRFGISAEQEHYHVPLLISPYAYSTYRGS, from the coding sequence ATGGGACGTTTGACTACTCACGTTTTGGATGCCGCACACGGCTGCCCGGGCAGCTCGATCAAGATCGAGCTGTACCGCGTGGAAGGTTCGAAACTGCACTGTGTCGCCAGTGCGCTGACCAACAGCGACGGGCGCTGCGACGCGCCGCTGCTGCAAGGGGATGACTACCGTTCGGGGGTCTATCAACTGCAATTCCACGCCGGCGATTACTACCGCGCCCGTGGCGTCCAACTGCCCGATCCGGCGTTCCTGGATGTGGTGGTGCTGCGCTTCGGTATTTCGGCCGAGCAGGAGCATTACCACGTGCCCCTGCTGATTTCGCCCTACGCCTATTCCACCTATCGAGGCAGCTGA
- a CDS encoding calcium-binding protein — MAKVFYPGSVSHEHAVVVTDLGFHANDHSVETLDFKAGNETLIGPEHKRRQAQLEVVDKLYGPLRIGSVTVTRLALDALGVTTNGQPLNGDNTFFRTPNRFFLNTLRFNPVDVETRIKLIDNANDYRLPTLLFEIASERSSIAPPLLNDPPETQPESAHYRTTLEKLLNSAQKLNTASLAEKTFKWVNRSKSNILIPTGFGLQAFGIYSGLRGLQDAIRNKNGYQAVFNGASVSAEVASIGVEAALTRQATHMLKAGQSSLGSFAKTSFALRLGRGSGLIASVLTLPFDIVAAIDAFKAAANATGNEATDHYVNAALSITSAAMSVMIGAAALAGFTSAGPVGLAAGLILAVGSQVWGAIREVDEIDNYIELTVHERLRTGWFAFWTISPDEAIQERYTIAKATAEHTKQLRANAMKLLQGTLKNSTEAIVNGKFSVELEQVTYNTWNWWTGERYQATRVRPRITDSDDFIDARDGVTADTPGAVLGTSAEHKGIHWYIGGGNDTIIGPKSKPNVFHYGAGVKQLTGGEKDDVFIFEGSTQSLTENPPSPNRLVGGAGSDTVILSGRSRDTEAQQLGYHVDLEAGQITLITQASQEKDTEDYRHAVLESIEHVEILEGGRNIIKGTAGPNIIKSRGDDAIEAGAGDDQIFLLGANNRDADGGPGNDVYAIAHKPGRVSISEDGIGNSVIAVDWRADLIEGWKIEGDNLVVTSGFDADDWQLREVIIKKVYQPDDDIRYLQNNKLTFITKDGYHLVPDLPDTLEQSQSLAIEAVITQQGTPRNPIILNNQKTHRVAHDKDTSYYLSRLTVATTLQVTQRSDFTTTVHLDYASTELTRIEAHYNVLVTHDDDGWDTVKYGECGLTIYFGSRHVVLKNLASSDERYSAQNTRTKRRAFSALGSNHLVTLIMKDGVSYRLVQPAPDYGLLLNETLIGQSPVNWTTDVALPLTATRKQYVYLPPSDKPPYYMRNRATCAQLTSPSEQTGIEVLIGEGATYLVHLSPDMTLRLSTPGALAGANPRLPQASTWELDATRLGHVEINLASNRLQLGTTIIHLPTYEAEDLVDKIRVITAQGVVHAVDTLFERVYVEALDARYFTFALAPSAAWPSELAAFAARELRVLNIAVRDGTRGGLTYNLKTRQWTLETDKARPIVAQDLRKTNLCDHHLSLYQDLAREGLSQTPPANDGALRLLREKCVALVESLTPGNSKFMVQTLTLSLAFGMSAAQLSGLLALHGFLPAYL, encoded by the coding sequence ATGGCCAAGGTTTTTTACCCCGGTTCCGTTTCTCACGAGCACGCCGTCGTCGTGACGGATCTAGGCTTTCATGCCAATGATCATTCTGTCGAGACACTCGATTTCAAAGCAGGCAATGAAACCCTGATCGGCCCGGAACATAAGCGAAGACAAGCCCAACTCGAAGTGGTCGATAAACTGTATGGCCCGCTGCGTATCGGCTCCGTGACGGTCACTCGTTTAGCCCTGGATGCGCTGGGCGTGACGACCAATGGCCAGCCCCTGAACGGCGACAATACGTTTTTCCGCACCCCCAATCGTTTTTTCCTGAATACGTTGCGGTTCAACCCGGTTGATGTCGAAACCCGTATAAAGCTGATCGACAACGCCAACGACTACCGCTTGCCAACACTGCTGTTCGAAATTGCCAGTGAGCGCTCCTCTATCGCCCCGCCGTTGCTCAATGACCCTCCTGAAACACAACCTGAATCAGCCCATTATCGAACCACGCTCGAAAAGCTTTTAAATTCTGCCCAAAAACTCAATACCGCTTCGCTTGCAGAAAAAACATTTAAGTGGGTAAACAGATCCAAGAGCAACATCCTGATTCCCACAGGGTTCGGACTCCAGGCCTTTGGCATCTACAGCGGCCTGCGTGGATTGCAAGATGCCATCCGCAACAAGAACGGTTACCAGGCCGTCTTCAATGGGGCCAGCGTGAGTGCCGAGGTCGCCTCGATCGGTGTCGAGGCCGCGCTGACCCGGCAAGCCACGCACATGCTCAAGGCCGGCCAAAGTTCCCTCGGGAGTTTCGCCAAAACCTCGTTTGCCTTACGGCTGGGGCGTGGCAGCGGCTTGATTGCCAGCGTGCTGACACTGCCATTCGATATCGTCGCGGCCATCGACGCTTTCAAGGCTGCCGCCAACGCCACCGGCAATGAAGCCACGGATCATTACGTCAACGCCGCCTTGAGCATCACCAGCGCCGCCATGTCCGTGATGATCGGCGCAGCGGCATTGGCGGGTTTTACTTCCGCCGGCCCCGTGGGCCTTGCCGCGGGATTGATCCTCGCGGTTGGATCACAAGTCTGGGGGGCGATTCGTGAAGTCGATGAAATCGACAACTACATAGAACTCACCGTGCATGAGCGCCTGCGCACAGGTTGGTTCGCCTTCTGGACCATCAGCCCCGATGAAGCCATCCAAGAGCGCTATACCATCGCCAAGGCGACCGCTGAACACACGAAACAACTTCGGGCCAATGCCATGAAGTTATTGCAAGGCACCTTGAAAAACAGCACCGAAGCCATCGTAAACGGAAAGTTCAGCGTAGAACTCGAACAGGTGACTTACAACACTTGGAATTGGTGGACGGGAGAACGCTACCAGGCGACCCGAGTGCGCCCCAGGATCACGGACAGCGACGACTTCATCGATGCCCGCGACGGGGTCACTGCCGATACCCCCGGGGCCGTGCTGGGTACTTCGGCGGAACACAAAGGCATCCACTGGTATATCGGTGGTGGCAACGACACCATCATCGGTCCGAAAAGCAAACCGAACGTTTTCCATTACGGCGCAGGTGTTAAACAGCTGACCGGGGGTGAGAAAGACGATGTTTTCATTTTCGAGGGTTCAACGCAGAGCCTCACGGAAAACCCTCCTTCACCCAATCGATTGGTCGGTGGCGCAGGCAGTGACACCGTCATTTTATCCGGTCGCTCTCGGGATACCGAGGCACAACAGCTTGGTTATCACGTCGACCTGGAGGCCGGGCAGATCACCCTCATCACCCAAGCCAGCCAGGAAAAAGACACCGAGGACTATCGCCATGCGGTCCTGGAGAGCATTGAACACGTAGAAATACTGGAGGGGGGTCGCAACATCATCAAGGGCACCGCCGGCCCCAACATCATTAAATCCCGCGGCGACGATGCCATCGAGGCCGGTGCAGGCGATGACCAGATTTTCCTCCTGGGCGCCAACAACCGCGACGCAGACGGTGGGCCGGGCAACGATGTCTACGCCATCGCCCATAAGCCGGGCCGCGTATCCATCAGCGAGGACGGCATCGGCAATAGCGTCATTGCCGTGGACTGGAGAGCCGACCTGATCGAAGGCTGGAAGATCGAAGGGGACAACCTGGTGGTGACCTCGGGCTTTGACGCAGATGACTGGCAACTGCGTGAAGTCATCATCAAAAAGGTCTACCAGCCCGACGACGACATACGATACCTCCAGAACAACAAACTGACCTTCATCACAAAGGATGGCTATCACTTGGTGCCCGACCTGCCCGACACCCTGGAGCAGAGCCAGTCCCTCGCCATTGAAGCGGTCATCACCCAGCAGGGAACACCTCGCAACCCGATTATCCTCAATAACCAGAAAACGCACCGGGTCGCACACGACAAGGACACGAGCTATTACCTGTCACGCCTTACCGTGGCGACGACGCTGCAGGTAACACAACGCAGCGACTTCACCACCACGGTGCATCTGGATTATGCCAGCACCGAGCTGACGCGGATCGAGGCCCATTACAACGTCCTGGTCACTCACGACGATGATGGTTGGGACACCGTAAAGTATGGGGAATGTGGCCTGACGATTTATTTCGGCTCACGCCACGTGGTCTTGAAGAACCTGGCCAGCTCCGATGAGCGTTACAGCGCGCAAAATACCCGCACGAAGCGACGTGCATTTTCCGCCCTGGGCTCCAACCACCTCGTTACCCTCATCATGAAGGACGGCGTGTCCTACCGCCTCGTGCAACCGGCACCCGACTATGGCCTGCTACTGAACGAGACATTAATTGGTCAATCGCCGGTGAACTGGACAACCGACGTGGCATTACCGCTCACGGCGACCCGAAAGCAATATGTCTATCTTCCTCCTTCGGACAAGCCCCCCTATTACATGCGCAACCGAGCCACCTGCGCCCAGCTTACCTCCCCCTCGGAGCAAACCGGCATTGAAGTCCTGATCGGCGAAGGCGCCACCTACCTGGTGCACCTGAGCCCGGACATGACGCTACGGTTATCCACACCCGGCGCCCTCGCGGGGGCCAATCCCCGGCTGCCCCAGGCCTCGACCTGGGAACTTGACGCTACGCGCCTGGGGCATGTCGAGATCAATCTTGCTTCCAACCGGTTGCAGCTGGGCACAACGATTATTCATCTCCCCACGTATGAGGCTGAAGACCTTGTCGACAAGATACGGGTCATCACCGCCCAAGGCGTCGTTCATGCGGTCGATACCCTGTTTGAACGGGTGTATGTCGAGGCGCTCGACGCTCGGTATTTCACTTTTGCGCTCGCCCCCTCAGCGGCATGGCCCAGCGAACTGGCCGCCTTCGCTGCCAGGGAATTGAGGGTGCTGAACATTGCCGTCAGGGACGGCACTCGCGGCGGTCTGACCTACAACCTGAAAACCCGCCAATGGACCCTTGAGACCGATAAGGCTCGCCCCATCGTTGCCCAGGACCTGAGAAAAACCAATCTTTGCGATCACCATCTCAGCCTCTATCAGGACTTGGCGCGCGAAGGCCTCAGCCAGACGCCGCCCGCAAACGATGGCGCACTTCGCTTGCTACGGGAAAAGTGCGTGGCCCTGGTGGAAAGCCTCACGCCGGGCAATTCGAAGTTCATGGTGCAAACCCTGACGCTCAGCCTGGCCTTTGGAATGAGCGCGGCTCAATTAAGCGGGCTTCTTGCATTGCATGGGTTCTTACCCGCCTATTTATAG
- a CDS encoding LysE family translocator, whose product MNLETWLLFSGAALVVILIPGPLSLLMIGNSLNYGLRRSYPAFLGGVIASICLLSASALGLGALLMASEQLFSALKIVGALYLFYLAWQSWQQSRQPSQGAEVPQAAAVPRFRALFGRAFVLGASNPKDILFFAAFLPQFLSAEHAFLPQLLIMIATWTVLDLLCKLAYGLGAHGAARYLRTGRGQSWFNRISAGLFGGAGAASLLSSH is encoded by the coding sequence ATGAATCTGGAAACCTGGCTGTTGTTCAGTGGCGCCGCCTTGGTGGTGATCCTCATCCCCGGCCCGTTGTCGTTGTTGATGATCGGCAATAGCCTGAACTACGGTCTGCGCCGCTCGTACCCGGCATTCCTCGGCGGGGTGATCGCATCGATCTGCCTGCTGAGCGCTTCGGCGCTGGGGCTCGGCGCATTGTTGATGGCCTCGGAGCAGTTGTTCAGCGCCCTGAAGATCGTCGGTGCCCTGTACCTGTTTTACCTGGCCTGGCAGAGCTGGCAGCAATCGCGCCAACCCTCCCAAGGCGCCGAAGTGCCCCAGGCCGCTGCCGTCCCGCGCTTTCGCGCCCTCTTCGGGCGGGCGTTCGTGTTGGGTGCGAGCAACCCGAAAGACATCCTGTTCTTCGCCGCTTTCCTGCCGCAATTTTTGAGCGCCGAACACGCGTTCCTGCCACAACTGCTGATCATGATCGCCACCTGGACCGTACTCGACCTGCTGTGCAAGCTTGCCTACGGCCTCGGCGCCCATGGCGCGGCGCGGTATTTGCGCACGGGCAGAGGCCAGAGTTGGTTCAACCGCATCAGTGCCGGGCTGTTTGGCGGCGCGGGCGCAGCGTCCTTACTGTCCAGCCACTGA
- a CDS encoding NCS2 family permease, with amino-acid sequence MESRKPDARTLDLSPPLRSGWLERLFKLSLHGTTVKTELIAGLTTFITMAYIIFVNPNIMADAGIDHGAAFVATCIAAALGCLLMGLYANWPVGLAPGMGLNAFFTYTVVGTMGYNWETALGAVFISGVLFMFLTLSRVREWLLNSIPVSLRFAMGAGVGLFLGLIGLKTAGIIVDSPATLIKLGSLREPGPLLAAVCFLMIAVLSYHRVFGAILISIIAVTLAGWGLGLVQYNGVMSTPPSLAPTWMAMDVAGVFNISMISVVLAFLFVHMFDTAGTLMGVAQRAGLVKADGKIENLSRALKADSASSVFGAMVGVPPVTSYVESAAGVAAGGRTGLTAVTVGVLFIAAMFFAPLAGMIPAYATAGALIYVAMLMMGGMAHIEWDEPTDSIPAIVTAIMMPLTFSVADGIALGFITYVVLKAGTGKHKEISVSLWVLCAIFIAKFIFL; translated from the coding sequence GTGGAAAGCCGCAAACCCGACGCCCGGACGCTGGACCTCTCGCCGCCACTACGCAGTGGCTGGCTGGAACGCCTCTTCAAACTCAGCTTGCATGGCACCACGGTGAAGACCGAGTTGATTGCCGGCCTGACAACCTTCATCACCATGGCCTACATCATCTTCGTCAACCCCAACATCATGGCCGACGCCGGCATCGATCACGGTGCCGCGTTCGTCGCCACCTGCATCGCCGCCGCCCTGGGCTGCCTGTTGATGGGCCTGTACGCCAACTGGCCGGTGGGCCTGGCACCGGGCATGGGCCTGAACGCCTTCTTCACCTACACCGTGGTCGGCACCATGGGCTACAACTGGGAAACCGCGTTGGGCGCGGTGTTCATTTCCGGTGTGCTGTTCATGTTCTTGACCCTGTCACGGGTGCGCGAGTGGCTGCTCAACAGCATTCCGGTGAGCCTGCGCTTCGCCATGGGCGCGGGGGTCGGGTTGTTCCTCGGGCTGATCGGCCTGAAAACCGCCGGGATCATCGTCGACAGCCCCGCCACCCTGATCAAGCTTGGCTCGTTGCGTGAACCCGGTCCGTTGCTGGCCGCGGTGTGCTTCCTGATGATCGCCGTGCTCAGTTATCACCGCGTGTTCGGGGCGATCCTGATCAGCATCATTGCCGTGACCCTGGCCGGTTGGGGCCTGGGACTGGTGCAGTACAACGGCGTCATGTCGACCCCACCGAGCCTGGCCCCGACCTGGATGGCGATGGACGTGGCCGGGGTGTTCAACATCAGCATGATCAGCGTGGTGCTGGCCTTCCTGTTCGTGCACATGTTCGACACCGCCGGCACCTTGATGGGCGTTGCCCAGCGCGCCGGCCTGGTGAAGGCCGATGGCAAGATCGAGAACCTGTCCCGCGCCTTGAAAGCCGACAGCGCCTCCAGCGTATTCGGCGCCATGGTCGGTGTGCCGCCGGTGACCAGTTACGTGGAAAGCGCCGCCGGTGTGGCCGCCGGTGGCCGCACGGGGCTTACCGCCGTGACCGTCGGTGTGCTATTTATTGCCGCCATGTTCTTCGCACCGCTGGCCGGGATGATCCCGGCCTATGCCACGGCCGGGGCCTTGATCTACGTCGCCATGCTGATGATGGGCGGCATGGCCCACATCGAATGGGACGAACCAACCGACAGCATTCCAGCCATCGTCACGGCCATCATGATGCCCCTGACGTTCTCGGTCGCCGACGGTATCGCCCTGGGGTTCATCACCTATGTGGTGCTCAAGGCCGGCACCGGAAAACACAAGGAAATCTCCGTCAGCCTGTGGGTGCTCTGCGCGATCTTCATCGCCAAGTTCATCTTCTTGTAA
- a CDS encoding PLP-dependent aminotransferase family protein gives MAFSERVSRLKSSLIREILAAAQRPEVMSFAGGLPAEAMLPKVEWAAMPLSMGQYGMSEGEPALREALAAQARALGVVCEASQVLVVSGSQQTLDLAAKLHIDVGTEVMLEAPTYLAALQIFQLFGADCITVPLEADGPDLHQLRARLERHRPAFIYLIPTFQNPSAVRYSEAKRDAVAALLDEFGVTLIEDEPYRELTFDGGSATPIVSRLKKASWIYTGTVSKTLLPGLRVGYLIASPDLFPHLLRLKQSADLHTNRIGQWQALQWIGTEQYRSHLSELRDFYRDRRDRFQVALLKHFSDIADWNVPQGGLFFWLTLRQPLDTRTLLAAALAADVAFMPGEPFFPEPDQHPGHLRLNFSHIDPARLDEGLKRLAGVVREALAVKAA, from the coding sequence ATGGCTTTTTCCGAACGTGTCTCGCGCCTCAAAAGTTCTTTGATTCGAGAAATCCTCGCGGCGGCGCAGCGCCCTGAAGTGATGTCGTTCGCCGGCGGCCTGCCAGCCGAAGCCATGCTGCCGAAGGTGGAATGGGCGGCCATGCCGTTGTCCATGGGGCAGTACGGCATGAGCGAAGGCGAACCGGCCCTGCGCGAAGCCCTGGCGGCTCAGGCGCGGGCATTGGGCGTGGTCTGTGAGGCGAGTCAGGTGTTGGTGGTCAGCGGCTCCCAGCAAACCCTCGACCTGGCGGCCAAGTTGCACATTGACGTGGGCACCGAAGTGATGCTCGAAGCGCCGACGTATCTGGCGGCGCTGCAGATTTTCCAGTTGTTCGGCGCCGACTGCATCACCGTGCCCCTGGAGGCCGATGGCCCGGATCTGCATCAGTTACGGGCCCGGCTGGAGCGGCATCGGCCTGCGTTCATCTACCTGATTCCGACGTTCCAGAACCCCTCGGCGGTGCGCTACAGCGAGGCCAAGCGCGACGCGGTGGCAGCTTTGCTGGATGAGTTCGGCGTCACCCTGATCGAGGACGAACCCTACCGCGAGCTGACGTTCGATGGCGGCAGTGCCACGCCGATCGTCAGTCGCTTGAAGAAAGCCAGCTGGATCTACACCGGCACCGTGTCGAAAACCCTGTTGCCGGGGCTGCGGGTGGGCTATCTGATCGCCAGCCCGGATTTGTTCCCGCACCTGCTGCGGCTCAAGCAATCGGCGGACCTGCACACCAATCGCATCGGTCAGTGGCAGGCGCTGCAATGGATCGGCACCGAGCAGTACCGCAGCCATTTGAGTGAATTGAGGGATTTCTACCGGGACCGTCGCGATCGGTTCCAGGTGGCGTTGCTAAAGCATTTCTCTGATATCGCGGACTGGAACGTACCCCAGGGTGGATTGTTTTTCTGGCTGACCCTCAGGCAACCGCTGGACACCCGCACCTTGCTCGCCGCCGCACTGGCGGCCGACGTTGCGTTCATGCCGGGGGAGCCGTTCTTTCCTGAACCGGACCAGCATCCAGGGCACCTGCGCTTGAACTTCAGCCACATTGATCCGGCGCGGCTGGATGAAGGGCTCAAGCGGTTGGCGGGGGTGGTGCGGGAGGCGTTGGCGGTAAAAGCGGCTTGA
- a CDS encoding glutathione S-transferase N-terminal domain-containing protein, translating into MIVKALRVGLGQLIIFIDFITRPGKKQRPAAAQAQVDQAARSLTLYQFHACPFCVKTRRTLRRLNVPVALRDAKNNEQDRQTLLEQGGRIKVPCLRIEEDGKTTWMYESKVIIEYLDKRFSAA; encoded by the coding sequence GTGATCGTCAAAGCGCTTCGAGTTGGCTTGGGCCAGCTCATTATCTTCATCGACTTCATCACCCGCCCCGGCAAGAAACAGCGCCCGGCCGCGGCCCAGGCCCAGGTCGACCAGGCCGCCCGCAGCCTGACGCTGTATCAATTCCACGCCTGCCCGTTCTGCGTGAAGACCCGCCGCACCCTGCGCCGTCTCAACGTGCCGGTGGCCCTGCGCGATGCGAAAAACAACGAACAGGATCGCCAGACGCTGCTGGAGCAAGGCGGCAGGATCAAAGTGCCGTGCCTGCGTATTGAAGAAGATGGCAAGACCACCTGGATGTATGAGTCCAAGGTGATTATTGAGTATCTGGATAAGCGGTTCTCTGCAGCCTGA
- the folE gene encoding GTP cyclohydrolase I FolE: protein MSLEQNYTAILGQLGEDVSREGLLDTPKRAAKAMQYLCRGYEQTLEEVTNGALFSSDNSEMVLVKDIELYSLCEHHLLPFIGKAHVAYIPSGKVLGLSKVARIVDMYARRLQIQENLSRQIADAVQQVTGALGVAVVIEAKHMCMMMRGVEKQNSSMITSVMLGEFRENAATRSEFLSLIK, encoded by the coding sequence ATGTCTCTGGAACAGAATTACACCGCGATTCTCGGCCAACTGGGCGAGGACGTTTCCCGCGAGGGCCTGCTCGACACGCCCAAGCGCGCTGCCAAGGCCATGCAGTACCTCTGCCGCGGTTATGAACAGACCCTGGAAGAAGTCACCAACGGTGCCTTGTTCAGCTCCGACAACAGCGAGATGGTGCTGGTCAAGGACATCGAGTTGTACTCGTTGTGCGAACACCACCTGCTGCCTTTCATCGGCAAGGCCCACGTGGCCTATATCCCGAGTGGCAAGGTGCTGGGGCTGTCGAAAGTCGCGCGCATCGTCGACATGTATGCCCGTCGCCTGCAGATCCAGGAAAACCTCAGCCGCCAGATCGCCGACGCGGTCCAGCAAGTGACCGGCGCCTTGGGCGTGGCGGTGGTGATCGAGGCCAAGCACATGTGCATGATGATGCGCGGTGTGGAAAAGCAGAATTCCTCGATGATCACTTCGGTGATGCTCGGCGAGTTCCGGGAAAACGCCGCCACTCGCAGCGAATTCCTCAGCCTCATCAAGTAA
- a CDS encoding Smr/MutS family protein produces the protein MQDDDFSLFKSAIQGVKPIKHDRAETGKPKADRAQIAKLRQAATVRTDATTVDGLSDQFVIDVGPEDELMWARDGVQESQMRKLKVGQIPFEGSLDLHGMSVEKARETLWAFLAEATKFEIRCVRVTHGKAVRLDGKRPMIKSHVNTWLRQHPQVLGFTSCQAKHGGAGAVYVMLKRTMMEGRDE, from the coding sequence ATGCAAGACGACGACTTTTCCCTGTTCAAAAGTGCGATCCAGGGCGTAAAACCGATCAAACACGACCGTGCCGAGACCGGCAAGCCCAAGGCCGATCGCGCGCAAATCGCCAAGCTGCGCCAAGCCGCCACCGTGCGCACCGACGCCACGACCGTGGACGGTTTGTCCGATCAGTTCGTGATCGACGTCGGCCCGGAAGACGAGTTGATGTGGGCGCGCGACGGCGTCCAGGAAAGCCAGATGCGCAAGCTGAAGGTCGGCCAGATCCCCTTCGAAGGCAGCCTAGACCTGCACGGCATGAGCGTCGAAAAGGCCCGGGAAACCCTTTGGGCGTTCCTGGCCGAAGCCACCAAGTTCGAAATCCGTTGCGTACGCGTCACCCATGGCAAAGCCGTGCGCCTGGACGGCAAGCGACCGATGATCAAGAGCCACGTCAACACCTGGCTGCGCCAGCACCCGCAAGTGCTGGGCTTCACCTCCTGCCAAGCGAAACACGGCGGCGCCGGGGCGGTCTACGTGATGCTCAAGCGCACCATGATGGAAGGTCGCGACGAGTAG